TCAAACACCTTCCACGTCATCTCCCTCCGGGCTGCTGTCCTCTTCAGTCCTAAACAAACCGATATGATCTGTCTGAAATGATTATATTTCTGTTGCATTTGCATTTTAGCAGTCTTGTCATAACAGGTTCTCTCCTAACTGGGATGTTTTGTTGCTTTTACTTGCTTTCATGGGGTTGGGAAGCCATTACTAACAAGCAACAGCACTTCCAATTTGAGCCCACAACCTTATTCCATGAGTAGTACTTTAACTCAAACCAATTTTCCTTTTTGTTTGTGAATTGTAACTGTAAATGGTATGTTTTCCCTCCCCATTGGGAAGCAGGTGAATAGGCCTGTGTGCCCCTGGGGCTGTGACACGCTTGTGAAGGCTACTGACACGTGAAGAAAAGGTTCTGGAAACATGCTCATTGGATCATGCCCAAATAAGCAAACAGTTTGTTACGTAATGATTAACTCCCAAAGTAGTAGTGTTGCCTATTATAGCAACATTATGACAATTCACTTTGCAGATCATTACAGGCCACTGCAAGCATTGTTCTTGCTCTACTGTAGCTAAACTATGACTATTAAAATTGATTGGCAGATAGTCGTGTTTACTGACTACTAATACAGCTTGCCTAGATCAGAACTATGTCTATAGTAGTTCATCAATTAATGTAGCATAATCTGTCAATTAAAAACCTATTTTATGAAATTAACAGAGTGGTAGATAAGGTGATAGATAATTATTTTGGTTGGGGTCAATGAATGTACCGATGTAGGATCTAAATTTGagcaccctgttgcaggagaactttccaggaaatgtaaaacttgtagtgtatttgaggtataaaaaggcttctgaagattGTAAATTCCACTATGAAATGTGAGTCTTGATTTTCCcatacgaaaaatgtatcaacccccccaaaaatgtccattaattataatccacataataatgaacatttcctgttgctgcaggatccttttcctgctgtaacaaactggctcaaattaggaTGAGCAGGAAGTATTTACATTATTAATAACGCCCGTTTTCAATAGCCTACAAATATTTGCCGCCATCTAGTGATCATTGAGTTAGTATAAACAAATgagtgcacaaaatttgagataaATTAGCTTTTTGtaaatatgaaacatttctgtTATCTTTGATTTCAAGTCAGGAAACATGGGatgaacactttacatgtttcgttcatatatttgttcagtatatttgaaATGATAATCCATGACAACcatattttaaaatgtaaaacaCATTTTCTGTAAAAAATCATATTTGTATTAATTATATTGGGATTTAATATGCAATGTAATAGGTAGgccaaattttttttttaagtcatctATTAGACATTGATGAAATATGGATAAAggaataatttcatattccttCCATATTGAAGTCAAGAGAATGTTAAATGGTTTCAAGTTCCTGTCAAAGGAGGTGGAATCAAATCATTTTTGACCTAATTAATTCTAATAACATAACTTGGCTCCGATTGGTCAGAACTAGACATGTGACGTCCTTGTGCAGAGTCCTTGTGCAGAGTTTGGTCTTGAGTAGTTTATGAAAACTGCTACTTTTGTTGCGCTGGCGTGGAACATTTTCGACTGGTAAGACTTCAATATTCCACCAGACTGTAGTCTTCTTGAACATGCAGAAGTTGAGGATAGGCAATCTATTATAATTTATCGAACAAATATTTATTATTATGTGATGGGCAGTGCGCATTCATGTTATTGAAATTGAGAGTTTGACAGCTCTCacgaataatatattttttttaatcaatgaaAAGGCATTAATGACAATAGTTGGACATTCTTTAGGCCAACTCGTCACTATATAATCCTGCTTGCAGTGTTTTTTTCTTCAATAGTAAAAAAGTAATTTGCTATGGTTTCATTGGATTTTCACTTCTGTCAACGCCCTGACTGCACATGTTGTGTTAGTTGAAACACCGAGAACTTGCATATAACATGAGATTACACTCAAATAGAAATGCAGGAGTGTTGCACAGATTCCTTCCAGTTTATTTGAACCACATTTTCAATAGTATTTGTTAGTTGTGGTTTTAAGGACATTTTGGCAAGAGATTGGCTCATTTTGTAGTGGATAATTTACAAAGAGCAACTGCACAAGAGTACACGTTGAAACAGGCACATAATAACTGTTGATCCTTGTTCTGTTCCAGCTACGGACTGTATAGCTACAATAACGTTATTACTATAAGCTACTGTTACAAGACGCATATTACTGATGAACTGTAAAAGGCAGATCCTATCATTCCACTTGATGTATGTCTAACCGCATATTGTGTAATGTGCATATTTCTGTAACTTGCTGTGATGGCCCAAGCACTTTGTTTGGTACACTGAGGAATGGTGGGTGGggcttaatagaaaatgactcaagaaaaagtgagtcacccagtacaatcctacttgagtaaagtaAAATAGTATTTGTgttttaaaaatacttaagtatgaaaagtaaatgtatttgctaaaatatatttaagtatcaaaagtaaaagtataaataatttcaaattccttatattaagcaaaccagatagcACGATtatcttgttttttaaatgtacggatagccaggagtacactccaacactcagacataatatagaaacaaagcatttgtgtttagtgagtctgtcagatcagaagcagtagggatgaccagggattttctcttaAGTGCGTGAATTATACAATTgtactgtcctgctaagcattaaaaatgtaacgagtacttttgggtgtcaaggaaaatgtatggagtaaaaagtacatgattttattcaggaatgtagtaaagtaaaagtcatcaaaaataggaaagtatagataccccaaaaaacttaagtagtactttaacgtatttttacttaagtactttacaccactgaatgtAGCCTTGactttcacaataaatccattatttacttTAAACAGGTCTAAaaaagcatgatatgaagaaaattatagtatatttcagaagaaaagaatagcatactctgagttgtcttgatgtggctatgccaaatggctgtgggctacactagtttatTTAGCAGATAAGATTAGCTTATAATtcaatggcattattttatattatgaagaatacaattgaacaaagctgaataaaatatgaatattttttccaaacgatttgagggagtgcgcacatgcggcggctattctgtgttgagcggttaacaaagaaataggtagtcctatatgcttaatttaaagttattaatgtaactttagtagTTCTATAAATGTTGGGGtatttgttttgatttttaatttatTGGAAGGCTGCATCAcgagactctaatgatgatttgaaaaaagtcgcttgaaaggcatgagctctgcttagtttttttgcatctgtacacactccaatagtggctcattcacaatttgacaagcacttgataatgcctcgattTTAACGGCAGCATCccctttgtggccgtaatgcaccctaaagAATCCATGCATTTTGCAGCCCAGAGTGctgtgttgtgcccttctccccgaGTGCTGCGCAATCCACAGGCTACAAGTTAAAACAGACCCATTGGGGATGCAACTGTTTGGGGATGCAACTGTTTGGGGATGCAACTGTGtgcatccttatccaattccgtgttgcatattgaagatattggaagaactgatcacatttacttttcatcagccaacaagatgagtaggcctaacgaacagcaaaatcactagcctatgtcagtctactatcccccatagaaCAAAAGTTGACTATTCaattctgtgtgagaaataaatattccaaacatagtctgggacagttgtgggatgcgatagatcccaaatgaatacaaccagtagcatctaaaaaactgttttatacaatgtggctgacacaacagatcagaaactttagcttaaaatgttaatAAACTAGAGACAACTTATTAAAAGGCTGTCTGTCTCATCCTGTCCCCAGACATGTTTCTGTACCTGCTTGGACTGGTGGTGTTTTACTACCTGTACCGCTGGTTCCGGGAGATCCCAAGAGTCCCAGGCAAAGGAGACAAATATGTCTACATCACGGGGTGTGACTCTGGTTTCGGCAACCTACTGGCCAGACATCTGGACGAGCTGGGTTTCTGTGTGATCGCATCCTGCTtcacagagaagggagaggaagatCTGAGGAAGGCTTGTTCAGGCAGATTCACCACCCTCCACCTGGATGTCAAAAAGAACGAGAGCGTCGACAAAGCAGCTGCTTTAATTAAAGACAAAGTTGGGGCTAGGGGTGAGTGTCTGTGTTTATATTGAAAATGAAACAGTCCTATCATCATCATTTGTTTCCAGTCAAATTATGCAATATTACCAGTTCAGTTACATGTGTTGACATTCATGTTGAGTGCCAGAagttgctagtgcgcgatgagacaaggatatccctaccggcctaacccggacaacgctaggccaattgtgcgtcgtcccatggacctcccggtcgcggctggctgcgacagagcctgggctcgaacccagagtctctggtggcacagctagcactgccttagaccactgcgccacccgggaggcccgagTGCCGGTATCTTTGTCCTTATGTGAAATAATGCATGTTCATAGAGCTACCTAATGACCTGTCACCTTCTAGGCCTGTGGGCTGTGGTGAACAACGCAGGTGTGGCCATGCCCTCGGCCCCATGTGATTGGCTGACCATTGATGACTACAAGTCCATGCTGGACGTGAACCTGAACGGGGTCATCGCAGTCACCCTGAGTGTGCTGCCCCTCATCAAGAAGGCCAGGGGTCGCGTGGTCAACGTAGCCAGTGTGTTCGGCAGGATCAGTCCAGGTGGAGGACCTTACACTGTGTCTAAGTTTGGAGTCGAGGCCTTCAATGACAGTCTCAGGTGAAACAAGAACATTATCCTATCCATGCCATATTTTTCATCCGTGTtttaattgttttttaaattttttacataCATTCAGTCATCTAGCAATGGTGAACCATAAGCAATACAACTTTGACTGTTTGACTTCAGCGAATGAAACTATAAAAATCTGTAACATATCAGAGGAAATTTTGTAAACTACCTTGTTTTTCAGGAGAAACATGGTACCTTTCGGAGTCAAAGTCCTCTGCATTGAGCCAGGCTTTTTCAAGACCACCATGACCGACTGGATAGTCCTGGGGAAAAGCTTCAAGCAGCTGTGGGAGAAGATGCCACAAGAAGTCAGAGATGATTATGGACATGATTATTTGGACAAGGGTAAATATAAAAGTTTTATTTTCCTACATTCTGGAATGTATTAATTTGCACAAATGTTTTCTATACATTTCTA
The genomic region above belongs to Oncorhynchus kisutch isolate 150728-3 linkage group LG16, Okis_V2, whole genome shotgun sequence and contains:
- the LOC109879426 gene encoding retinol dehydrogenase 7-like encodes the protein MFLYLLGLVVFYYLYRWFREIPRVPGKGDKYVYITGCDSGFGNLLARHLDELGFCVIASCFTEKGEEDLRKACSGRFTTLHLDVKKNESVDKAAALIKDKVGARGLWAVVNNAGVAMPSAPCDWLTIDDYKSMLDVNLNGVIAVTLSVLPLIKKARGRVVNVASVFGRISPGGGPYTVSKFGVEAFNDSLRRNMVPFGVKVLCIEPGFFKTTMTDWIVLGKSFKQLWEKMPQEVRDDYGHDYLDKVELRMREKLDKMSDADLMKVVSCMEHAVAAVRPRTRYSPGWDAKFFWIPMSYMPTRFADWLLLKKAIIPAKAVY